From one Bacteroides fragilis NCTC 9343 genomic stretch:
- a CDS encoding nitroreductase family protein, with translation MKTNEVLETIKARRSVRAYDRKQIPADDLNAILEAGAYAPSGMHYETWHFTAVCNTVKLEELNERIKGAFAKSDDKHLRERGHSETYCCYYHAPTLVIVSNEPKQWWAGMDCACAIENMFLAATSLGIASCWINQLGTTCDDPEVRAYLTSLGVPENHKVYGCVALGYKAEGALLKEKTVKAGTITIVE, from the coding sequence ATGAAGACAAATGAAGTTTTAGAGACCATTAAGGCACGGCGTAGTGTACGTGCGTATGATCGAAAGCAGATTCCGGCGGATGACTTGAACGCCATCCTGGAAGCGGGTGCTTACGCGCCGAGCGGCATGCATTATGAAACGTGGCATTTTACTGCCGTCTGTAATACAGTGAAACTGGAAGAACTGAATGAACGGATCAAAGGGGCATTTGCCAAAAGTGATGACAAGCATCTTCGGGAACGGGGGCACAGTGAGACGTATTGCTGTTACTATCATGCCCCAACCTTGGTCATCGTGTCCAATGAACCCAAGCAATGGTGGGCCGGGATGGATTGTGCCTGTGCTATCGAGAATATGTTTCTGGCAGCCACTTCACTGGGCATCGCTTCCTGTTGGATCAATCAGCTCGGTACGACCTGTGATGATCCGGAGGTACGGGCCTATCTGACTTCTCTCGGAGTGCCCGAAAATCATAAAGTTTATGGTTGCGTAGCTTTGGGATATAAAGCGGAAGGCGCATTGTTGAAAGAAAAGACAGTTAAAGCCGGTACGATAACCATCGTGGAATAG